Sequence from the Flavobacterium sp. J372 genome:
CAAAGACCGATTCGCCAAAAGATATAATCGCAGCCCAAAGGGTTGATGCATTATTAAACCGCCTCTTCATAGAGCCATTGCTCGGATTTGGCTACCCCGAGGCCGACCTGCCCGTGCTGAAGAAGATACGTAAACATTTTAAAGAGGGCGATGAGGCGAAAATGGTCTTTACATTTGATTTCATCGGCATACAGAACTATACACGTGAAGTGGTAAAGCACTCCGTTATTACACCGTATGTGAATGCGGTGCTGGTTGATGCCAAAAAGCGCCAGGTGCCCCTAACCGCGATGGGGTGGGAGGTGTATCCGCCGGCCATATACCAGATGATAAAGAAATTCAACGAATATGACGGCATCACTAAAATATACATCACAGAAAACGGCGCGGCTTTCCCCGATACTATGGTTGACGGGAAAGTGATTGACACTGAACGGATGGCCTATATTCAAAACCACCTGAAACAGGTAAAGAAGGCTAAAGACGAAGGCCTGGAAGTAAGCGGTTATTTTGTATGGACGCTCACCGATAATTTTGAGTGGAATGAAGGCTATCGTCCCAAGTTCGGGCTTATTCATGTAGATTTTGAAACCCAGCAGCGCACTGTTAAGGCTTCCGGAAAGTGGTATGGAAAGTTTTTGGGTGGAGATTGAAAGATTGAAACATTGAAAGATTGGCCCGAATGCTAGCTAAGTAATTATGGATTATAAATCTGCGATCATCTGCCAAATCCGCGTCATCCGCGTTCCATAAAAAGCCTACTCCGCAGTCTCCATTTTAAAATTCATGAACAGGGACTTCACGTTCAGCATCTCGCTCAGGTTGTCATTGTCGAGTGTGTCTTCGTTTTCATCGTTGTCTGTATAGTCTGCCGCATTGAATTTAAAGATGCTCCACTCGCCGTTATCATATTCCAGAGATGTCAGGTTTTCTACCCAGTCGCCCGAGTTCAGGTACAGTACGCTTCCGTTGTGCATCTTTATCTCACGCATTTCTGGCTGGTGAATGTGCCCGCATACCACAAAGCTGTAGCCTTTGTCAATTGCCAGTTCGGCGGCAGTATTTTCAAAATCGTTGATGAACTTCACGGCATCTTTAAATTTTGCCTTTATCTTTTTTGAGAAACTCATCTTCTCACGGCCCATTTTAGTCAGGCACCAGTTAACGAAGCTGTTGAGCAGGATGAGCGTGTCATAACCTACAGCCCCAAGCTTTGCTAGCCACTTTGAGTTTTGCATGGTCACATCAAACACATCACCGTGAAAGAACCATGCCTTTTGTCCGTTGAGGTTCAGCACCAGTTTATTTTGAAGACGGAAGCTCCCCATATTAATGTCAACAAACTTACGCAGCATTTCGTCATGGTTCCCGGTGAGGTAGTATACCGGTACGCCATCGGTAATAAACTTCATGATGCGTCGCACTACTTTCATGTGGCTTTCGGGCCAGTACGATTTGCTGAACTGCCAGATGTCGATGATGTCACCGTTCAGGATAATTTGTTTCGGGTTGATGCTTTTGAGATAAATCAGCAATTCTTTTGAGTGGCAGCCGTACGTGCCGAGGTGAACATCAGATATTACAACGAGGTCAACTTCGCGCTTTTTCATGAAATTTCATCTAATAGAGCTAAATAACTGACTTTAAATAAAGTGCAGGTTAAGGCAGTATTATTTTTAAGTTTTCAGATTTAGAGATAATTTGGAAGACCACAGTATATAAAAAATTTTTAGATGTAATCTTTCCGTTATTAAAAATATGTTAAAAGCTACACCGCATTAAAACAAAACGCCTGCTGAAACCAGCAGGCGTTTTTTCCTATATGATCAAGTAAGACTAAAAGATTACTTTTTTGCTGATAACCGCGCCGTTTGCTGTTTTTACTTTTATTATAAGTGCTTGTTGTTCAGCCTGAAGTCCGTTTGCTTCGGACGAAAGCGCATTTACATTAGTAGTTTCGTATAACTTACGGCCCCTGATATCAAATACAGTTACTTCACTTATCTCTTCTTTTAGTGAATTGATTTTAAGTGTATTATCCTGTTTGAATATAATGATACTGTTCTCATCAGCTACCGGATTTTGAGTGCCCAAAGTTCCGTCAGGGCTATACACAACCTCAAAGCGGCCCGTAAAAGTTCCCGCTGTTGTTGTAAAAGTATAAGGGCTGGCTTTAATATTATGTACAACATTCAACAGGTTATCTTTCAGGTAAATGTCTTGTGTATCGAAAGATCCTTCTGTCCTGTCAATAGCAATTGTATAATCTCCCGATGATGCCACACGCAACTGAAGCGGCTCTGTATTTTCAGTGTTAAAAGGCAACGCACGGCCATGTATCACATATTCTTTTCCGGCCATCGCTGTTGAAAGTACGTTAGGCTTATCATTGATATACTCTGCATCAATACCATTATCCGGCCCATCTGTTGCGCCGTCGATATAACCGGTATACATCTGCGAATATACTCCGGCAGCATTGGTCAGGTTAAGATAAACCCCATGGCTCTCAGGGCGTTGAATGCTGTTGTTCGCATTCCTGAAGAATTGGTTGGATGTATTTTCACTTCGCATGCTGTTATTAAACACAACCTCATTATCCGTTGGGTTTTCAACCATCTGAACTATGAAGCCCTGGCCTGTACGTATAACCCCAAGCGGATCAAGATCGGTATTCGGTTCTCCGTTATCTACATATTGGCCTGACCTGTTCATGGTTACGTAGGCTGACGTTGCTGTTGATGCATTCTTTTTACGCCAAACATAAACCGTCCCTGTAATTACGTTTTCATTCTGCGACAGGAATGCCGGCAGGTTAAGCGGTGAAGGGTAGGGGTTACCAACAAGGTGATAGCTTCCGCCTGTATTTGAAAGCGTTACTGAAATATCGCCATTATTTGGAACTCCCGTAAATTTACCGTTGAAAACCATTGTGGCAGTACCATTATTGTATTGCGTCACAGTACCGTTTATAGTGCCTGTTGGAGCTTGCGTGTCAAAATTATAACCGCCATTTGGCATACGTATAAGATATCCTTTCCCTGGTTCAAAATTACCATTTGCGCCTATATACATTCCATTTTCTTGTCCTTCATTTTCTCCCGGCTCAGGACTGTATTGGTAATAACGCCCCGGAGTTGTAGCTGGTGAAAATGAAACTATATCCTGACCCGCTACCGGCGATGACCACATTACATAGTCATTCCTGAACAGTGGTGAGCTGTCACGCTTAACAGTGATTGCGCCGCTATTGTTGTTTTGTGCATTATTCTGGATCAGGTTACCATTGTTCTCCACCACAAAGTTTTCGGCAGTGGCATTGTTTACTATGTTATTCTCAACGGTAAAGTTTGTACCTGCTGCAACTGTGAATATACCGCTGTTTATCGTTACGCTTTTTGGTGTAAACACGCCGTTTGTACCCGTATTATAGTTGGTTTCAATAGCGGTGTCAATAGTTTCATTTATTACTAATGGAGTAGTGCCGTCAGCGTAGAATTCAGGAACCCATTTAGCAGTACCGTTTACATCTTTCCATGTAACCGTACCTCTTGTAATTACCTCTACAGTTTCAGATTCTGCAGTTGTACAATCAGCTGTATAAGCGCTTACCCTGTAGTAGTATGTTGTAAATGGATCAAGGCCTGTAACTGCGGCAGAAGATGATGACCCACCCGCTACATCAAAGTTTTCATAACCATCAACAAACAGAGGGATAAGGCCGCCGTCATAGGTATGCTTGCCTAAATATGAAATGAAAACATTAGTTGCTACAGTTTCAGCTATCCATTCGTTTGTATTATATGTGGTTGACGGTGATAATACCGATGCTTTCCTTCTCAGGTTTACATCAGCACCCCAGTTGGCGCTGCTGTTTGCCACACCAACAATATCAATCATTGTGCTGCCTTTAAACAAGCCTATTGCATCATTGCCTGTAAAATGCACTGTTGGGCCACCTTGGGCTGATTGGCTAAAATTCAGCGAAGTAGTCAAGCCTGAAGGATGAGCAGGGTCAATAGTCAGGCTGGTAGCTCCATCTGACCTAAGAATGTAAACGCTGCCGGCAGGAAGGCTAACAGCAGGAAAATTGAATATGTATGACGACGTCGCCCCGAAATTCCCGCTACCATTTTGCTGTTGCCTTAGAGAGTATCCCGACAGGTTAACATCCGCACCGGTGCCATTATAAATTTCAAGAGCTTTATTATTGCCCGTCACGCTTTCAATGTATTCTGATATGATAAGGTCGGTACCAAAATTGCCAATCCCAAACTCAGGGCTTGTGCTTACATCAAGTTTGTAACCTGCTGCGTTTTCTACGGCCTCCCAGTTTGCGGTAAAGCTTCCGGCAGCTATTTCAGTAGCTTCGAGGCTTTCAGGCGCTGCAATTGCAGTGGTTGTGAATGAAAGCTGTGCGCTGTAAACCGATGCGCCTGATGTTGTTGTGTATGCCCTGTAATAATACGTTTTACAAGGCAGAAGGTTTTCAAGTGTAACAGTATATGCCCCGCCTGTAATTCCTGTGCCGGCTATCTGTGTGCCGTTACCCGGTGTAAAATTGTTTATTGTGCTGTACTCAATGCCATAGCCCGTATTGGTGGTACAGTTACCTTCTGTTGAAGTTGCGTTTATACTTGCCGATGTCATAGTAATGTTGGCTGCAGCTTCGGCAGTTGCCACGGCAGCATTAAATATACCCGCGCCTGTTACAGGTACTGTCAGCGTTGCGGCAGTGTAAGGCGCTGAGCCCTGTACCACGATATTTCCGTTATAGGCTTGTACTGCTGTTGGGCTGAACTTAACAAATACGGTTATCTCACCTCCGTTAAAGTCTGGAATTGAAAGTGTTGAGGTATAAGTGCCTTCTTCAGTAAGTGAGTAAGTATACCCTGTAAGCGCAGCAACAGTAAGCGTTGCACCCGTCATTCCTGAACCGGTAAATGTGAAAGAACCTGTTTCTGTAGCATTAGTACATACATCACCAAAAGCAAGGTTGTCGGTTTCGCCTAATGTAAGATATTTTAAAGTCGTAACTTCTATTGTATTAGAATTGTCTGTTGTACAATTAGTGCCATACGCACGCACCCTGTAGTAGTATTGGGTATCAGGGTTAAGGCCCGTAACTTCCTGAGATGTGCCTGTCGTGACAGCCAGGTTGTTGTAGCCGGCAATAAGTTGAGAGTTGCTTACTTTAATATCGCTGATCTGGAACCTGTTAAGGCTTGTAGCAGCTGTTTGTATCCTGAATTTAGAGTTTGCAGTGCCTCCTGTTACAGGTATGCTGTAAGTGACAAACTGGTCGGTTAATACAATTGTCTGCAACGTGGCTGAAAAAGTTGAGCCATTTGCTGCATGTAAAATAGTGATTGATTTATTTGTAGTTGAAGATACGTCGTGTTTTGCAGTGATGTATAACGTAGCAATACCACCGGTTGAAGATAGGTTAACAGTAGGTGTTGTAATATGGTGTGTGCCGCTGCCTGTTGCTACCCTCACACTGCCACTTTCTGCATATACATTGGTACCTGTCCATCCTGTAGTTGAGGTAAGGCTGTTTATCTTTTTGTTTTCGGGCGTGGTTGTGTTTGTAACCGCTATATTGTAATCAGTCTCACCTTCAGCAGGTGCAGTAACACCTGAAAAATCTTCGTTTAAGAATATAGTTTCAAAATCAGGGTTGGCGCTTACATCAAGGTAATAGCCTGCAGCTCCCGGTACAGCATTCCAGTTGGCTGTAAAGCCGGTTTGTGTTAGGCCAGTTGCATCTGTACCGGCTGGTGCAGATAGGGCAAGGGTTGTAAATGTACCCTGCGTGCCATAATATGTACCTGTTGCGTCAGTTACATATGCTTTGTAGTAATACACAGTACATGCGGTTAGGCCGGCAATATCAACAGTAAAGTTTCCTGAAGCAAGATTACTGCCTGCTACAGCTGTACCCGTACCATCACCAAAATCAGGTGTAGTACTGTATTCTATACCGTAGCCTGTAATACCGGAACAACCCTGGGTAAGCTGGCCTGCAAGTGTTGCCCCTGTTACTGTTACATTGCTGCTTGTACCTGTTGCTGCCATGGCAGGCGTATTTACACCTTCGCCAAATACAGGTATATTAAGTGTGCTTGTATTGTTTGAGTTAATACCAATTGTACCCGGAACGCCGCCAACTTCTTCAGGGTAAGACTGTACGGCTGTAGGACTGAATTTTACATAAACTGTAATAGCTGAGCCAGTATTGTTGAAGAACAAGCCGTTTTGATAGGTTCCGTTCTCCGTTAAAGAATATGTGAAACCTTCTAAACTATAAACGGCTATCTGCTGTCCTACCGGCACATTATTTGCCTGAAAGGTAAAGTAGCCTGCGTTGCTGGTAGTATTGATACACAAAGGGCCAAATGCAAGGCTGCTGTCTATAAGCGTGAAATAAGGAGTCGATGGTGATGCAGTTGATTCTGTTGTTGAACTGCTGTACGGTGTTTCGATACCCGATATATTACGCGCTTTTACATCAAAAGTATATGATGTGCCCGCACTCAAGCCGGTAACAACAAGCGGTGAAGCAAGCGTAGTGCCTGTAAGCCAAACTTCTGTATCTGTAACGCCGCCCAGACTGTTGATGTAACGTATGCCAACAGGAGTAAGTATCCGTATTACATACTCTGTAGCTGTAGGGTTACTATTTGCATCGTTGGTAACAGTAAGTGTTGTAGTTGTTGGGTTATTTACCACAGGCATACCCGGTGTAGCTGCTTTGCTATAAAAATTATTTATTGCACCGTAGCCTGTTGCAGTACCGTTATTTGCGAAAGCGATATAGTAATATCTTGAGTTGGGTAAAAGCCCTGATATTGCGATAGTAAAAGCGGCATCGGTATCATCTGTATCATCAACTGTAGTTGCATTGGCATTATCTACGGTAAGGTTTTCACCGGTTGAATTCCATACGAAGCCCTTGCGTACTATGGCAGCATTACCGTTGTTTGTTACGCTACCTTTAATATTCGCACTATTTACGCCGGCATCATCCTGGTTATTGAATGTGGTTGTTACCACTGTAGGCGCTACTATGTTGAGTGTAGAAAATGTTACAATGCTTCCATAAGATGTTCCTTCAGGGCTGGTGGCATAAGCCCTGTATTTATAAGATGTATTCATTGACAGCCCCGTTAATGTTGAAGGGTAGCTGCCTGTTCCTGTACCATCGTTGGTAATCCCCAGGTTTGTGGTTATTGTCGGGTCGGCCGATGTTGATAATGCCCATACAATACCTTTGGCGGTTACCGTACTTGCTGTTACTGACGTGCCTCCTGTTGTACCCAAAGCGGTGACGTTACCACCTCCTGTGGCTGAAGTTGTAGTAACATTTGACTGTGCCGTTGTTGTAACTGTTGGCAGGGAGGCTGTGTAGAAGCTTAAAACTGTTGGCGCATATGATGTGCCGGCAGCATTTGTTGCATATGCCCTGTAATAATATAGTGTACCGGGTGTAAGGCCTGTAAGTGTGGTTGTAAAATCACCTGTAGCCGTACCTGTGGCCACTGATTTTGAATGAGATATGGTTGGCGTGGTCGCGGTTGATGAATATACAACACCCCTCTCGGTTAATGTTGCGCCGCCATTGCTTGATATATTACCACCCGATGCAGCGCCGGTTGTTGTAATGGCAGTAGCCGTTACGGTTGAAGCAACTGTTGGAGGATTTCCTGTAGCGTAAGATATTGATACATTGTCAAGCGCTATACCGTCACGTGAGCCGCTACCGCCTAATTCTGTGTAACTCCAGCGGATATATACAGTGCTCGACCTATTATCAAGCGCTGAAATATCAATATTTGTATAAGCTGTTGTCGTACCTTCCGCAATTGTTCCGGAGGCATAAGTCCCACCGGTAACAGCGGTAAATCCGCTTGTTGGAGATGTTGTGCTTATTTCCAGATTAAAGCTGTTACTCCGGTTTTGTTCGCGGATTTTGATTACACTGTAAGATATTTTTAATGCTGACTTACCCGTTGTATTTGTTATTGAAAGTACAATTGAGGAAGGTGAGAATGCACTGCCAGATCCTAAAAGCCCTATTCTTGAGCCATAATTATAATTAGCTCCGGCTGTACTGCTTGAGGTACCAACACTCATCGCGTTGTCAGCAGTAGTCCCGTCATAAGAAGTCCACCCTGTAGGATAGGATGTTCCGCTGGCTCCGGGAGTAGTATTAAAATTTTCAGAATATGGAGATGTAGCGGGTAAGGTCACCTGCGCCCAGGCTCCTACACCTGCTAAAAAAAACATTATCAGAAAAATGCATTTCATCGATTTTTCTTGTAGTAGTTTCTTCATTATAGTATTTTTTTAAATTTTATCCGTTGAATTTTAAGAGGTTACAAATATTGTATTCAAATGTTAACTAAGATACACATTTATATCAACACTCTGTTATCATTTTGTTAACAGGAAAAGCCCCTTGCGGGGCTTCAGGATAAAATCACAAAAACTAAACAAATTTATTATCGCTTGAGCGTGAAATGCGCTTTAAACTCTTTGGTCACTTCCACGCCGTCTGTCATTTCTTTGTATTCTACGGTGAACCAGTAGTCATCTGCCGGTACCGGGCTGCCCATGTAGGTGCCGTCCCATCCCTCGCCTTCAGAGGCTATCTGCTTGATGAGCTTGCCGTAGCGGTCAAAGATGAAGATCTTGGCTGTAGCATTGTTGTTCCGGCTGCCAAGGCCTACGATGTTCCACCTGTCATTGAAGCCGTCTCCGTTCGGGGTGAAGAAGTTCGGGTAGTCGATGATGCTTACATCAACTATGGTAAGCGGCTCACAGGCATCTGCCGTGGTGTCGCGCACTCTCACATCATGGTCTCCCGGTGTCACACCCGTGAAGATGTTGCTTGCCTGCCATGGGCCGTTGTCCAGCCTGTACTCATAGCTGCCATAGCCTTCTACGGTGATGGTTATAGTCTGGTTATCACTAAATGCATTGCTTACCGTATAACCGTTGCCTACCGGTACTGCCTGGCTGCTGCGTACTACCTGTACAGGTGTCTGCGGATTTGATACGCACCCTGTGGCGCTGGTGGCTATCACAGAGTAGGCCCCTGCCTCTTCTGCAAGGTATGATGGCCCTGTGGCTCCCGGTATCACGTTGCCGTCTCTGTACCATACAAAGGTATGGGTGGCATCCAGCCCGCTGTCAAGGGGTAGCGGCCTCACAATTGCACCTGAAGGGTATTCCACACATATGGTGCCTCCTGTAAGCTGCGGCTCAGGGAGCCTTTCAACTAGGATGTCAATGCTTACATACCCCCTGCACGGTGCCTGGGTGGCGGTGTTTGTTACCACTGCCCATACTGTTACCAAATCAGGTGAGTTGGTATTCACATACGCGTTCGGGGTTGCTATGGCCACAGCGGCAGGGTTCACCCTCGGGTCTTCTTCATAATAGGTTACCGTAAACTGCGGCTGCGGCTGGGCGCCTATAATGTCGGCATCCATCGTAGTCAGGTTAAGCTGCGTTATACCGTCATTGGTGCCGTCATTGTCACATGTGTCAGGCACATTGGCAGGGTTTGGCGTGTTGGCTACCGCACCAAGGTCTATAAGAAGGTCAAATGTACCAATGGCATAGCATCCTGTGGCTATGTTGTCGGCACGTACCCATACCTGTTTCTGAGGCACGCTGCTTACGTACTGGTTTGGCATGGCCGGTGCGCCTGCCTGTGCTGCTGCAAGGGTTTCAAAGAACCTCACATTGTAGTCAGCTGCATTCTGGCCTATCAGTATCTGCGGCGTATGGCTGTTAAGTATAAAGGTTGCCGTGCCTATATATGGTATCTGGCATTGTGCATATGGCCTGATAGCAGGGGTATTGGCAGGGTTGCCCAGTACCGGAAGCGGGTTCACCACTATCTGGAGTTCCACCACACTGTAGCACGGGGTATCCAGCGGGTTGCCCGTATTGGCTGTCATCCTTACATAGATGGTAGCGCCGGCGCTTTGGTAGTTTCCTGCATTTGGTATTGCATTGGTGCCTGCCTCAGCATCTGCCATACTGGTATGGAAGGTGATGATGGCCGAGCTGTCATTGTTCCTGATGTCGGCTTCTGCATCGTTCAGGTTAAATTCTGCCATGCCTGCCCCTATTGCAGGGTCTTCGCACTCCTCAAGGGCATCAGGGGTGGTATCCGGGTTCGGCTTTGGCAGCACCCTTAGCGTTAGGGTGGTATAGCTGCGGCATCCTTCAGGGCCGGTTACCCTTACAAACAGTGTCTGCGCGGCTCCTGCAGGCTTCACATAGGCCTCAGGGTTAGCTATGGCCACTGCCGTGGTGTTGGTGCGCGGGTCCTGTACAAAGTATTCTACCGTATAGCCCTGGCCTACACCGAAAGGCCCAAGTATTTCATTGTCTTTTGTGGTAAGGTTAAACGTGGCCGAGCCTGTGCTTGGTATCACATTGCTGCATACTGCCAATGGTGTTGGCGTGGTTAGCTGTAGCGGCTTGCCTATCTCCAGTTCAAAGCTTGCTATGGCGAAGCAGTCATCGCCATCGGTAGCCCTTACCCAGATGGTCTCCCCATTAGTGCCTATATAGGTTGTCGGGTTGGTTATCCTGGGTGCACCTGCCTGGGCAAAACTTTCCTGCTTAAAGTATTCTATGGTATAGCCGGTTCCTGTTAACATGGCTTGCACATCGGCATCACGCTGCCTCAGGTTTACTATGGTCTCGCCGTCCTGGTCATTGCTGTCCTGGTCACACAGCACTATGTTATCAAGCTCTTCCAGCACCGGCGGGGCGGTTACTTTAAGCTCAAGCCTCTCAACCTGGGTGTTTACGCAACCTGTCACCGTGTTCTCTATCCTTAGATAGATAAACTGGGCATTTGGTATTATATTGGTATAGCCTGAGGTATTGGCTATATAGTTATTGTTACCTGCCTGGGCATCTTCAAGGGTTTCGTAAAAACGTATCACAAGGCCAACGCCGTTGTTGATCATTGCTGCTTCAAGGGCCTGAAGGTCAAACACCGCATAGCCGTTGGCGCCGCATGCCTGAAGGTTCTGTGCCGGCGGCATGGTTATCTGCGGAAGCGGCTCTACCCTGATGTCCATCAGCACTACCCTGTAGCAGCCGGTTACAGCATTGGCCACCCTTACAAAGATGGTCTGTACCGTGCTGGTGTTGGTATAGGCTTCAGGGGTGGCTATCGCCCCTGTGTTTGCCTGGGCTGCCGCCATGGTAAGGTGGAAGCTTACATTCACGCCTGTGGCACCGCCTGTTATAGCAGCTATCCTGGTGGTAAGGTCAAACACCTCGCGCTCATCGCCCGGGTTATTATCATCACACAAGGTATACGGCACCGGGGTGTTGGCCACCGGAAGCGGGTCTACCACAAGTTCAAGCGCTACTACGTCATAACAGCCTGTTGGATTTGAGGCTACATTATTGGTTACCCTTACATACAGCGTGGTGCTTGGGCTACTGTAGCTGGTTACGTTGGTAATGGCGCCTGTGCCTGCATCTGCTGCTGTCTGGCTGGTGTGGTAGGTCACCACATAGTCGGCAGGGCTTTGCGTGCCCAGTATCTCGGCATTCCTTGTGCTCAGGTTGAATACGGCTACACCGTCTGTATTGTCATCGCACACATGGTACGGCTCAGGCTCTGTAGCCTCAGGTACCGGGTTGGCGATAAGCTGAAGGGCCACAACATCAAAACAGTCAGTCAGCGTGCTTTGCACTCTTATATATACAGTTGGGACTGCTGCGCCATTGGCGTTAATGTTAGTATAACAGTTATATTGTGCAGGCTGTATTACATACCCGTTGAACTCTGCACCTTCTTCGGTCTCGTGTACCGTAAGGGTGACGTTTGGTATAGTAGCTGTAAGCTGGGCTAGTGTCGGGTTCAGGTTAAAGCATGCCACGTTGTCATTGTTCAGGTCGCACTCCTGAAGCGGTGCCGGGTTCGAGGCTACAGGGCCACCTGCAGATGGATTTACAGTAATAACCTCATTTGAGACACACCCATCAATACTCATTACAGTAACTGTATAACTTCCGGGCTCAACGGTAAAAACATTGCTGGTTTGGAAATTTATTCCATCAAGGCTGTAGGTAAAACCTGAACCAACCGGAGATGTTACCGTGATTGTTCCTGTAGCAGTAGTACATGTTGGCGGCATTTGTGACAATTGCGGTTGTGAAGGTATAGCAGGTGCATTGCCTACTGTTATAGTGCCAGATGCTGTACAGCCGTCAACATTTCTTACAGTTACTGTGTGCTGACCCGGCGTTACATTAGTAAACTGGTTTGATGCCTGGTAAGCGCCGCTATCTAGTTTATATTCAAGCCCTGCTACAGGCAATACTACTATGCTTCCGGTTGAGGTTGTACAGTTTGGAGGC
This genomic interval carries:
- a CDS encoding T9SS sorting signal type C domain-containing protein; its protein translation is MKCIFLIMFFLAGVGAWAQVTLPATSPYSENFNTTPGASGTSYPTGWTSYDGTTADNAMSVGTSSSTAGANYNYGSRIGLLGSGSAFSPSSIVLSITNTTGKSALKISYSVIKIREQNRSNSFNLEISTTSPTSGFTAVTGGTYASGTIAEGTTTAYTNIDISALDNRSSTVYIRWSYTELGGSGSRDGIALDNVSISYATGNPPTVASTVTATAITTTGAASGGNISSNGGATLTERGVVYSSTATTPTISHSKSVATGTATGDFTTTLTGLTPGTLYYYRAYATNAAGTSYAPTVLSFYTASLPTVTTTAQSNVTTTSATGGGNVTALGTTGGTSVTASTVTAKGIVWALSTSADPTITTNLGITNDGTGTGSYPSTLTGLSMNTSYKYRAYATSPEGTSYGSIVTFSTLNIVAPTVVTTTFNNQDDAGVNSANIKGSVTNNGNAAIVRKGFVWNSTGENLTVDNANATTVDDTDDTDAAFTIAISGLLPNSRYYYIAFANNGTATGYGAINNFYSKAATPGMPVVNNPTTTTLTVTNDANSNPTATEYVIRILTPVGIRYINSLGGVTDTEVWLTGTTLASPLVVTGLSAGTSYTFDVKARNISGIETPYSSSTTESTASPSTPYFTLIDSSLAFGPLCINTTSNAGYFTFQANNVPVGQQIAVYSLEGFTYSLTENGTYQNGLFFNNTGSAITVYVKFSPTAVQSYPEEVGGVPGTIGINSNNTSTLNIPVFGEGVNTPAMAATGTSSNVTVTGATLAGQLTQGCSGITGYGIEYSTTPDFGDGTGTAVAGSNLASGNFTVDIAGLTACTVYYYKAYVTDATGTYYGTQGTFTTLALSAPAGTDATGLTQTGFTANWNAVPGAAGYYLDVSANPDFETIFLNEDFSGVTAPAEGETDYNIAVTNTTTPENKKINSLTSTTGWTGTNVYAESGSVRVATGSGTHHITTPTVNLSSTGGIATLYITAKHDVSSTTNKSITILHAANGSTFSATLQTIVLTDQFVTYSIPVTGGTANSKFRIQTAATSLNRFQISDIKVSNSQLIAGYNNLAVTTGTSQEVTGLNPDTQYYYRVRAYGTNCTTDNSNTIEVTTLKYLTLGETDNLAFGDVCTNATETGSFTFTGSGMTGATLTVAALTGYTYSLTEEGTYTSTLSIPDFNGGEITVFVKFSPTAVQAYNGNIVVQGSAPYTAATLTVPVTGAGIFNAAVATAEAAANITMTSASINATSTEGNCTTNTGYGIEYSTINNFTPGNGTQIAGTGITGGAYTVTLENLLPCKTYYYRAYTTTSGASVYSAQLSFTTTAIAAPESLEATEIAAGSFTANWEAVENAAGYKLDVSTSPEFGIGNFGTDLIISEYIESVTGNNKALEIYNGTGADVNLSGYSLRQQQNGSGNFGATSSYIFNFPAVSLPAGSVYILRSDGATSLTIDPAHPSGLTTSLNFSQSAQGGPTVHFTGNDAIGLFKGSTMIDIVGVANSSANWGADVNLRRKASVLSPSTTYNTNEWIAETVATNVFISYLGKHTYDGGLIPLFVDGYENFDVAGGSSSSAAVTGLDPFTTYYYRVSAYTADCTTAESETVEVITRGTVTWKDVNGTAKWVPEFYADGTTPLVINETIDTAIETNYNTGTNGVFTPKSVTINSGIFTVAAGTNFTVENNIVNNATAENFVVENNGNLIQNNAQNNNSGAITVKRDSSPLFRNDYVMWSSPVAGQDIVSFSPATTPGRYYQYSPEPGENEGQENGMYIGANGNFEPGKGYLIRMPNGGYNFDTQAPTGTINGTVTQYNNGTATMVFNGKFTGVPNNGDISVTLSNTGGSYHLVGNPYPSPLNLPAFLSQNENVITGTVYVWRKKNASTATSAYVTMNRSGQYVDNGEPNTDLDPLGVIRTGQGFIVQMVENPTDNEVVFNNSMRSENTSNQFFRNANNSIQRPESHGVYLNLTNAAGVYSQMYTGYIDGATDGPDNGIDAEYINDKPNVLSTAMAGKEYVIHGRALPFNTENTEPLQLRVASSGDYTIAIDRTEGSFDTQDIYLKDNLLNVVHNIKASPYTFTTTAGTFTGRFEVVYSPDGTLGTQNPVADENSIIIFKQDNTLKINSLKEEISEVTVFDIRGRKLYETTNVNALSSEANGLQAEQQALIIKVKTANGAVISKKVIF
- a CDS encoding UDP-2,3-diacylglucosamine diphosphatase; protein product: MKKREVDLVVISDVHLGTYGCHSKELLIYLKSINPKQIILNGDIIDIWQFSKSYWPESHMKVVRRIMKFITDGVPVYYLTGNHDEMLRKFVDINMGSFRLQNKLVLNLNGQKAWFFHGDVFDVTMQNSKWLAKLGAVGYDTLILLNSFVNWCLTKMGREKMSFSKKIKAKFKDAVKFINDFENTAAELAIDKGYSFVVCGHIHQPEMREIKMHNGSVLYLNSGDWVENLTSLEYDNGEWSIFKFNAADYTDNDENEDTLDNDNLSEMLNVKSLFMNFKMETAE